Within Bacillus sp. E(2018), the genomic segment ACAACTCCTGATCTCGTTAAGCGTGTGAAAGCACTCGTTAAAAGAAAGACAGAAAAGGGTCTTCTTACATGAAAAAAGAACGTGTAGATGTACTGCTTGTCAATCGAGGACTTTGTGAAACGCGAGAAAAAGCCAAGCGTTCTGTTATGGCTGGTCTTGTGTACTCAGGAACGAACCGAATGGATAAGCCGGGTGAAAAGATAGAACAAGATGCTCCTCTTCAGGTTAAAGGAGATGTCATTCCTTATGTAGGAAGAGGCGGCCTTAAGCTTGAAAAGGCACTTAAAATCTTTGATTTTGATGTGAAAGAAAAGATTGGAATGGATATCGGAGCTTCAACAGGTGGGTTTACAGATTGTGCCCTTCAAAACGGGGCTTCCTATATTTATGCGATTGATGTGGGCTACAATCAACTCGCTTGGAAGCTAAGAAACGATCCTAGAGTAGTGGTGATGGAAAGAACGAACTTTAGATATGTAACACCTGATCAACTTCAACAGGGGATGCCCCATTTTGCAACGATCGATGTGTCATTCATTTCTCTACGAATCATTCTACCTGTACTAACTCAGCTTATGCCCACTGGTGATGTGATCGCTTTGATCAAGCCTCAGTTTGAAGCAGGACGTGAAGAAGTCGGCAAGAAGGGAATCGTTAGAGATCCAAAAGTTCATAAACGCGTGATCGAAGAGATAACCGATTTTGCCCGCAAAACAGGAATTAATCCGGTTTCGTTGTCCTTCTCACCTATAACAGGCGGAGATGGAAACATTGAGTTTTTAATGCATGGAAAAGTAAATAATGAGGACTGTCTGACTATAACTTCAGAAAATATAGAAGAAGTTGTTAAGTCTGCTCATGAAACATTAAAGAAAGAGCGAGAATAAAATTTCTCGCTCTTTTCATCATTTCACTAATGAAAAATTTACATCCTATGCACAATAGTATAAGATAAAGGCAGAATGTGACAGTGTAAATTGAGGTGGAATCACGAGTGAATAAAGGACAACGACATATTAAAATACGTGAGATGATCAGCAATCATGATATTGAAACACAAGACGACTTAGTGGAACTACTTAAGAAAGCCAACTTTAATGTAACGCAAGCAACAGTTTCGCGTGATATTAAAGAACTGCATCTTGTGAAAGTACCGATGAACGATGGTCGCTATAAATACAGTCTACCGGCTGACCAAAGGTTCAATCCTCTGCAAAAATTAAAAAGAACGCTGACTGACAGCTTTATTAGCATTGATTATGCAGATCATCTGATTATCATGAAAACACTTCCTGGCAATGCAAATGCCATTGGAGCGTTAATTGATAAGCTAGATTGGGAAGATTTAATGGGAACGATCTGTGGCGATGATACAATCTTGATTATTTGTCGTTCTAAAGAAGTTAGTGCAGATGTTTCGCAGCGATTTTTAGATATGCTGTAATTTTTAAAATAAGGTGTGATGTAATTGCTGGCAGAATTAAGTATTCGTAATTTTGCTATTATTGATTCTCTGAGTGTTTCTTTTAGTAAAGGGTTAACCGTATTAACGGGTGAGACAGGGGCAGGAAAGTCCATCATTATTGATGCGATCGGACTTTTGATCGGTGGCCGCGGCTCCACAGAATTTGTGCGCTATGGTACTCAAAAAGCCGAGATCGAAGGTTTGTTTCATATTCATCCAGGTCATCGTGTTTACGATAAATGTGAGGAATTTGGAATTGCGATTTCAGATGAAGATGAGATGGTCGTGCTTAAAAGAGATATTACAGAGAACGGGAAAAGCATTTGCAGAGTAAACGGAAAGCTTGTTACCCTGTCTGTTCTTAAAGAAATCGGACAGGCATTAGTAGATATTCATGGGCAGCATGAAACGCAATATTTAATGCAGCCTGACAAGCATCTTTTTTTACTCGATAGTTTTGGTGATAAGGAATTTAAAGCAGAGCTGGTTTCGTACGAATCAACATTCAGGGACTACAAAGAAATCAACAAGCAGCTTTCTGAGCTCTCTAGAAACGAACAAGAGATCGCACAGAGAATAGATCTGCTCGAATATCAGTACCAGGAGATAGCAGGTAGCAACCTCATCCCTGATGAGGATGTTAAGCTTGAGGAAGAAAAACGAATGCTATCTAATTTTGAAAGAATTCATGGCTCTCTTCAGGATGCTTACCATAACCTTTATGGGGAAGGAAAGGCGCTTGAACTCGTTTCTAGTGCCCTAGCTGATTTTTCGCAGGTTGCAGCACTAGATGAATCATTAAAAGCCGATGAAGAGCAATTTGGCAACAGCTTTTACGTACTTGAAGAGCTTACATATAAGATACGGGATATGTTTGATTCATTAGAATACAACCCGGAGAGGCTTAACAGCATCGAATCACGTCTTGATGAACTAAGTAAGCTCAAACGCAAATACGGTTCATCAGTAAAAGAAATGATCGATTATAGTGAAAAAATTAAAAAAGAATTAGAACTCATTCAGAATAAAGATAATCATATTGAAGTTCTTAAAAAGAAGCAAGACAAGCTCGTTGCTAAACTTGAGGCTGCAGGTAAAAAACTGACTAAGCGCAGAACGGAAACCGCTAAAGTCTTAAAGAACAACATACAACAACAGCTAAAAGAACTTTATATGGAAAAAACCAAGTTTGAAGTCGTGATGAAACGTATTGAAGATAAACAGTTTTTAAGAACTGGACTGGATTCTGTAGAATTTTATATCTCACCGAATCCTGGTGAACCGCTTAAACCACTATCAAAAGTTGCATCAGGTGGTGAGCTTTCCAGGATTATTCTAGCATTGAAAACCATTTTCTCTGAAAACCAAGGAATCACCGCGATCATCTTTGATGAAGTAGATACAGGAGTTTCTGGACGGGTTGCTCAAGCGATAGCAGAAAAGATCTACAAAGTATCTGTCGGTTCACAAGTACTTTGTATTTCTCATCTTCCACAAGTTGCTGCGATGTCTGACACCCATCTTCATATCTCTAAGGATACACTTCAAGGAAGAACGGTTACAAAGGTTCTAACATTAAAAACAGATGAAAAAGTAAATGAGATAGGCAGAATGATCTCTGGTGTAGAGATTACTGACCTTACGAGGCAACATGCACAAGAATTATTAGAGCTTGCAGCGTCCATCAAAAAAACATCATAAAAATTTTATTCATGAAAAAGCTATCCATTTAAGGAATAGCTTTTTCTTTTTTATAGGTTATAAACTCATGGTCCGTAGGCTAAATTAAAGGTACAGCCATGGTGAGGGTGTGAGCTAGGAGCGAGGAGAGTGTATGATGTATAAGGATTTACTTCGGCGAATGATCGGCGTTATTCTCCTTGGAAGTTTAGTGGGAATCGGTTTTTTGTCTCCTGTGCGAGAATATGTAGCACTGCCTGAATCGATTACCTTTTTTGAAGGACAGCATGTTTTACAAGCTCTTCCTGTTGGAACAAACATGAAGCAGGAAGGAACAAACATTTATACGACCGCAATGGAAAGCGAACATAAAGTTTCGATACAAGCCAAAACAAACGGTGATAGTATGGCAACCCTCGAAGCAGCAAGTTTTCCCATCAAGAAGATGAATGTAAAAGTTTTATCTGATCTAAAGGTTGTACCTGGTGGACAATCAATAGGAGTGAAATTAAATACTCTTGGGGTACTGATCGTCGGACATCACCTTGTAAATACAACAGCAGGAAAACAATCTCCAGGTGAAATTGCCGATATTCAAGTAGGAGATATTATTACCAAAATTAACGGAAAAAATATTAAAAAAATGGGAGATGTAAGCCCATTTGTTAAAAAGTCTGGGGAAACTCGAAATCCTTTAGATGTAACCATCATTCGTGATGGTAAAACGTTTCATAAAACACTTACTCCTTTGCAGGACAAGAATGATCAGTCTTATCGCATTGGACTATATATTCGTGACTCAGCAGCGGGTGTAGGAACACTTACCTTTTTTGACCCAGCATCATTTAAATATGGGGCACTCGGTCATGTTATTTCAGATATGGATACGAAAAAGCCAATCAAGGTAAACAATGGGGAAATCCTTGGATCTACAGTAACTTCCATAGAAAAAGGATCTAACGGTCATCCTGGAGAAAAGCTAGCGCGTTTTTCCAACGATCAAAGAGTTTTAGGGGACATTTCAAAAAATAGCCCTTTTGGAATTTTCGGAAAATTAAACAATGAATTATCGAATGGGGACTGGAATAAACCATTACCAATCGCTCTTTCACATCAGGTAAAAGAAGGTCCGGCAAAGATTTTGACTGTCGTTAACGGGTCGAAGGTTCGAGAGTTCGATGTTGATGTCGTAAGCTCTGTTCCGCAAAAGTTTCCGGCTACAAAGGGCATGGTCATCAAGATTACAGATCCCGAGCTTTTGAAAATTACCGGTGGAATCGTTCAAGGGATGAGCGGCAGTCCGATTATTCAGAACGGACGAATCATTGGAGCAGTTACGCACGTGTTTGTAAATGACCCAACTTCAGGGTATGGCGTTCATATCGAGTGGATGCTTGATGAAGCTGGTGTAAATATCTATAAAGATGCAAAGCAAGCGAGTTAACATTTTTTGAAACCGGTTGAAATCTCACCGGTTTTTTTATTTTGAACACATAAGCAGAAATTGGTGATAAATTTGTTTTTCATTATTTTAGATAATTTAGACAATCCTATGAAAATTTTGTATAATGAGGGATATAAAGAAAATTCGACAAAAATGCTTCTCGGAATATAATAACTGTCGAAATTCAAAGTAAATTGAAGAAAACAGCTCCATCTGCTACAAAAACAAAATAATTTTAAAAAATTTAAAACAAAATAAAGGGATTTAAGATTTATTGTTGAAATGTTACATTGGGAAAAACAAGAAATTGTTGGATGGGGAGGAAATAATGGTGCAAAAAATTAAAGTTTGTCTAGCTGATGATAACCGTGAACTAATTAGTCTTTTGAGGGAGTATCTTTCAAGTCAAGATGATATGGAGGTAATTGGGGTAGCTTACAACGGTCAAGAATGTTTGTCCGTTTTAGAGAATAAAGATCCTGATGTTTTAGTTCTTGATATTATCATGCCTCATTTAGATGGATTAGCTGTGCTGGAGAAAATCAGATCTAGCGATGATCTGCCGCAGCCGAATGTTATCATGTTAACGGCGTTTGGTCAGGAAGATGTAACGAAAAAAGCCGTAGACCTTGGTGCATCATACTTTATCTTAAAGCCATTCGATATGGACAACCTTGCGAGTCAGATCCGTCAGATCTGTGGAGCAGAAAAATCAACTGTTCAACGTGCGTCCGGAAATAATCGAAATAACTTCCAATCTACAATTAACAATAAACCACGCAATCTGGATGCAAGTATCACAAGTATCATTCACGAGATTGGGGTCCCTGCTCATATTAAGGGGTACATGTACTTAAGAGAAGCAATCTCTATGGTATACAATGATATTGAACTATTAGGATCGATCACAAAAGTTCTTTATCCAGATATCGCAAAGAAATTCAATACCACTTCTAGCCGAGTTGAACGAGCTATACGTCATGCGATTGAAGTAGCATGGAGCCGTGGAAACATCGACAGCATTTCATCCTTGTTTGGCTATACAGTATCCATGTCAAAAGCGAAGCCTACGAATTCAGAATTCATCGCGATGGTCGCTGATAAGCTAAGAATTGAACATAAAGTTATGGCATAAATACTTACCTATAAAAAATAACCATCTCTCTTAATGAGGTGGTTATTTTTTTCTGTATTTTAACTGTACTTTATTTCTTTTACGGTCTCTATAAAAGATGAATCCGCCTACAAAAGCTAACCCTGCTAAGAAACTCAGTAAACCTGCGATAAACTGTAGCCATAAGTATGGAAACGGGAATTGTAAAACTCCGAATAACGTGTCTCTCATCCATTTAATGCCCATTACAGCCATGATCCCAGGTATTAACACGATCACTAGTGCCGCATATCTACTCATGAAGAATTTCACTCCTCTACTCGTCTTATTTTACATAAAGTTAAAATTTTTGTCGATGCAAAATAAGTTTGCAAACCCTTTCATAGTGAGCTATGATAAAAATGTGAAAAAAATTGCATGTTATAATATAAAGGTGGGCTAATTGTTGCAAAGGATCGTATTGTTGGCAACGCAAGAAGAAATTGAATTGGTTCAAAAGATCAATCAGTCCGAACTTTTTGAACTTGCAGCTATCTTTCAAGAACCTCTTCAATCGTTGCCGGCCAAATTAGATAACACTCCGGTTTTTACATATTCATCCGCACCAAATGAAGAGATAGACGTTATTGTTTATTCAGATTCACTTAAAGAAAGCGCAGATTGGTTATGTGAACACAAATATCCTATGTCAGGAAAATTGACTACAACTCAGTTTCAATTTGTGTTAACCATATCTGACGAAACAAAAAATAAAAAAGACATTAACCATCTGCAACAACTCAAAACAATTTTAGATAATACACATGATGGCATGATCGTGATCGATCAAGATTTAACGATCACTATATTTAACAAGAGTGCTGAGAAAATGACAGGATTATCGAAAGAGCAAGTTATCGGTAAATCCATTTTAGAAGTGATGCCTAATAGTCAGCTTCCGAGAGTTATGGACTCAGGCATTGAAGAAGTAAATCAAGAACAAATGTTAGCGAATGGCACTAAAATCTATACAACAAGAACACCTATTCTAAATAACAAAGGTCGAAAGCTTGGTGCATTTGCTGTTTTTAAAGATATTACAGAAATCGTGGATCTGGCAGAAGAAGTAACAAATTTAAAAAGCATACAAACGATGTTAAGATCTATTATCCAATCTTCTGAAGAAGCCATATCGGTTGTTGATGAAGAAGGCAAAGGGATTATGATCAATCCTGCTTATACGAGGCTCACGGGGTACACAGCCGAGCAAGTAATTGGAAAACCTGCAACAACGGATATATCCGAAGGTGAGAGTATTCACATGCAGGTTCTTAAAACACGAAAACCTGTAAGAGGTGCTCGATTACGAGTTGGGCCAAACCGCAAAGATGTGATCGTTAACGTTGCGCCTGTTATTGTAGATGGTCTCTTAAAAGGCAGTGTAGGTGTTATTCACGATGTATCAGAAATAAAAGGACTTACAGAAGAACTGAATCGTGCAAGACAGATCATTCGGACACTTGAAGCCAAATATTCGTTCGAAGATATTATTGGATCGTCAGAAGAGATGAGTTTTGCGATCGATCAGGCAAAGCTTGCAGCTTCTACTCCAGCAACCGTTTTGCTGCGTGGTGAATCTGGAACAGGAAAAGAGCTTTTTGCTCATGCGATACATAATGCGAGCAGCAGGAAGTTTAATAAGTTTATACGCGTCAATTGCGCAGCGTTATCTGAATCTTTATTAGAGAGTGAATTGTTTGGCTATGAAGAAGGAGCTTTTTCAGGTGCGTTAAGAGGTGGAAAAAGAGGGCTCTTTGAAGAGTCGAACGGTGGAAGCATCTTCTTAGATGAAGTAGGTGAGTTGTCTCAGAATACACAAGCCAAACTATTGCGTGTTCTGCAAGAGAATGAAATCAGACGTGTTGGTGGGACAAAAGCGATTCCGATCAATGTGCGTGTGATCGCCGCAACCAATGTTAACCTTGAAAAAATGATCGCGGATGGTACGTTTAGGCAGGATTTATACTACAGACTCAACAGGATGCCAATTTATATCCCGCCATTAAGAGCGAGAAATCATGATATTTTGCTTTTAGCATATCACCTTCTGCAGAAGTTAAATCAAGACTATGGAAGAAACATTGATTTTATTAGCAAGGATGCGGAAGAGTTTTTATTAGCGTATCATTGGCCGGGAAATGTTAGAGAGCTTGAAAACGTATTAGGCAGAGCGATCATCCACATGAGTCATACTGATTCACAGATCAATCGAAGTCATATTTCGCTGTTATCTATAGAACCATCGAATAAAGAGGACGTCCATCAGAAAGATATGACCGAAACTACCGATGATGCTAAGACTTTAGCTGAACAAATCGATGCGTTTGAAAAACGCATTTTAACAGAAGCTATAGAGAGGTTTCGCGGCAATAAGACAAAAACAGCTAAATCGCTAGGTATCTCACTTAGAAATTTTTACTATAAATTAGAAAAGTATAATCTGGATGAAAAACTGCGCAAATAATTTCATGCAAATTATTGCAAAGTATTTGCATTTTATTGCATAGTTAAATCGTGAAATCCACTTTTCAAACACATTTAATCGTTGGCATGAAAATTGCATAGTTAATAAAGCGGTTAACAAGGGGGGATAGCATGCGTTTACAAAACTTGGTGAGCCAAGCCAAAAATCAACAAGAGAAACCAGTCATCGCAGTGGCAGAAGCTGGGGATCAGGAGGTTTTGGAAAGCATACTGAAATCATATAAAGAGGGGCTCGCCCATTTTATTCTGTTTGGAAACGGTGACAAAATTTCTGATTGGTTAGACAGAAATGCAGATGTTCCGTTGGATGGAATAAAAATTGTACCTTCAGATACAGCTTCGGCTGCATTAAAGGCGGTAAAAGCTGTACATGATGGAGACGCTGATATTTTGATGAAAGGGCTCATCTCAACGTCTTCTCTTTTAAAAGCAGTCCTTAATAAAGAATTTGGTCTCCGTACAGGCAAAGTGCTATCACATGTTGCTGCATTTGAAGTAGAAGGATTTGAAAAGTTAATCTTTATTACAGATGCTGCCATGAACATAGAGCCTGACCTTAATCAAAAAGTACAGATTCTACAAAATGCTATCGATTTTGCGGTTCGAACAGGTGTAGATGTTCCAAAAGCTGCTGTGCTTGCTGCTGTAGAGAATGTAAATCCTGCTATGCAGGCCACATTGGATGCAGCGAGTCTAACGGTTATGAATCTTAGAAATCAAATCAAGGGCGGCATCGTTGAAGGTCCTTTGGCTTTAGATAATGCCATATCGAAGGAAGCTGCAGCTCAAAAAGGAATCACAGGGAGTGTAGCAGGGAATGCAGACATCCTTCTTGTTCCAACTATTGAAACAGGAAATGTTTTGTATAAATCGCTGATTTATTTTGCTCGTGCAAAAGTTGGAGCTGTGATCTGTGGTGCTAAAGCGCCGATCGTCTTAACATCTAGAGCTGATTCAGCAGAAAGTAAATATTATTCTATCGCTTTAGCTGTAAACTCAGTCATCACTGATAATTAAACCTTAGGAGGAAAACACAATGGAAATTTTTAAATATATGGAAACTTACGATTATGAGCAAATGGTGATTTGCCAAGATAAACAATCTGGTCTAAAAGCAATTATCTGTATTCACGATACAACACTTGGACCTGCACTAGGTGGAACAAGAATGTGGACGTATGAAACAGAAGATGCAGCGATTGAAGATGCACTTAGACTAGCTAAAGGGATGACGTATAAGAATGCAGCGGCAGGATTAAATCTTGGTGGCGGAAAAACCGTAATTATCGGTGATCCTAAGAAAGACAAGAATGAAGAAATGTTCCGTGCGTTTGGTCGTTATATCCAAGGACTTAACGGACGTTATATTACAGCGGAAGATGTAGGTACGACGGTTGAAGACATGGACCTTATCTACCAAGAAACACAGTTTGTAACGGGTGTATCACCTGCTTTCGGTTCAAGCGGTAATCCATCTCCAGTAACGGCTTACGGTGTATACCGTGGTATGAAAGCGGCAGCAATGGAAGCGTTTGGTACAGATTCTCTCGAAGGAAAAGTTATCGCTGTTCAAGGTGTTGGACATGTTGCTTACACTCTATGTAAACACCTTCATGAAGAAGGCGCATCATTGATTGTTACAGATATCAATAAAGAAGCTGTACAACGTGCTGTAGAAGATTTTGGTGCAAAAGCTGTTGAAATCGATGAGATCTACAGCGTAGATTGCGATATCTTCGCTCCATGTGCACTAGGAGCTATTATTAACGACGATACGATTCCACAGATCAAAGCTAAAGTTATTGCAGGAGCTGCTAACAACCAACTGAAAGAAACGCGTCACGGTGATGCGATTCATGAGATGGGAATCGTTTATGCACCGGATTATGTAATTAACGCTGGTGGAGTAATCAATGTAGCTGATGAGCTTAACGGCTATAACCGTGATCGTGCCATGAAAAAAGTAGAAACGATCTATGACAACATTGCGAGCGTTATCGAAATCTCAAAACGTGATAACATTCCGACTTATCTTGCAGCAGATCGCCTTGCAGAAGAGCGTATTGAACGCATGAGAATGTCTAGAAGTCAGTTCTTATTAAACGAAAGACATATCCTGTCTAACCGATCTCGTTAAGAGTTCGTATCAATGGAGGTTTGAAACGTGCATCAAAAAGAATTTCGCATACTAGTGATCAATCCGGGGTCAACCTCTACTAAGATTGGTATTTTCGATAACGAACGGCCAGTATTTGAAAAAACGATTCGTCATGATACAGAAACTATCCATTCGTTTGATTCTGTTATTGATCAGTACACTTTTAGAAAAGAAACGATCTTAGAAGCTCTAGACTACGAAGGCATTAATATTTCAAAGCTTAGTTGTGTGGTCGGCCGCGGCGGTTTGTTAAGACCGATTGAAGGCGGTACATACAGCGTTAATGAACCGATGCTCAAAGATTTGAAAAATGGTTACGCAGGTGAACATGCTTCGAATCTAGGTGGTATTTTGGCATTCGAAATAGCAGAAGGTTTGAATATTCCTTCTTTTATTGTAGATCCAGTAGTTGTTGATGAGATGGATGAGATCGCAAGAATTTCGGGTGTACCTGAAATGGAAAGAAAGAGTATTTTTCACGCGCTAAATCAAAAGGCTGTTGCACGACGTGTAGCGAAACAGTTGAATAAATCTTACGAAGCTTTACGGCTCATTGTCGTTCATATGGGTGGAGGAATCACGGTAGGTGTCCACAAGGATGGCAGAGTGATCGATGTAAATAACGGACTGCATGGAGAGGGACCTTTCTCTCCTGAACGTGCAGGTACAGTTCCGATAGGTGATTTGGTTTCACTCTGCTTCTCTGGTGAATATTACGCAGAAGAAGTGATGAAGAAGCTTGTTGGCCAAGGTGGTCTTGTGGCTTACTTGGGAACAAACGATGCAAGAACCGTTGAAGAAAGAATAGAGAACGGTGACAAAAAAGCCGAGCTTATCTATGACGCAATGGCT encodes:
- a CDS encoding TlyA family RNA methyltransferase, yielding MKKERVDVLLVNRGLCETREKAKRSVMAGLVYSGTNRMDKPGEKIEQDAPLQVKGDVIPYVGRGGLKLEKALKIFDFDVKEKIGMDIGASTGGFTDCALQNGASYIYAIDVGYNQLAWKLRNDPRVVVMERTNFRYVTPDQLQQGMPHFATIDVSFISLRIILPVLTQLMPTGDVIALIKPQFEAGREEVGKKGIVRDPKVHKRVIEEITDFARKTGINPVSLSFSPITGGDGNIEFLMHGKVNNEDCLTITSENIEEVVKSAHETLKKERE
- the argR gene encoding transcriptional regulator ArgR encodes the protein MNKGQRHIKIREMISNHDIETQDDLVELLKKANFNVTQATVSRDIKELHLVKVPMNDGRYKYSLPADQRFNPLQKLKRTLTDSFISIDYADHLIIMKTLPGNANAIGALIDKLDWEDLMGTICGDDTILIICRSKEVSADVSQRFLDML
- the recN gene encoding DNA repair protein RecN, with amino-acid sequence MLAELSIRNFAIIDSLSVSFSKGLTVLTGETGAGKSIIIDAIGLLIGGRGSTEFVRYGTQKAEIEGLFHIHPGHRVYDKCEEFGIAISDEDEMVVLKRDITENGKSICRVNGKLVTLSVLKEIGQALVDIHGQHETQYLMQPDKHLFLLDSFGDKEFKAELVSYESTFRDYKEINKQLSELSRNEQEIAQRIDLLEYQYQEIAGSNLIPDEDVKLEEEKRMLSNFERIHGSLQDAYHNLYGEGKALELVSSALADFSQVAALDESLKADEEQFGNSFYVLEELTYKIRDMFDSLEYNPERLNSIESRLDELSKLKRKYGSSVKEMIDYSEKIKKELELIQNKDNHIEVLKKKQDKLVAKLEAAGKKLTKRRTETAKVLKNNIQQQLKELYMEKTKFEVVMKRIEDKQFLRTGLDSVEFYISPNPGEPLKPLSKVASGGELSRIILALKTIFSENQGITAIIFDEVDTGVSGRVAQAIAEKIYKVSVGSQVLCISHLPQVAAMSDTHLHISKDTLQGRTVTKVLTLKTDEKVNEIGRMISGVEITDLTRQHAQELLELAASIKKTS
- the spoIVB gene encoding SpoIVB peptidase, whose amino-acid sequence is MYKDLLRRMIGVILLGSLVGIGFLSPVREYVALPESITFFEGQHVLQALPVGTNMKQEGTNIYTTAMESEHKVSIQAKTNGDSMATLEAASFPIKKMNVKVLSDLKVVPGGQSIGVKLNTLGVLIVGHHLVNTTAGKQSPGEIADIQVGDIITKINGKNIKKMGDVSPFVKKSGETRNPLDVTIIRDGKTFHKTLTPLQDKNDQSYRIGLYIRDSAAGVGTLTFFDPASFKYGALGHVISDMDTKKPIKVNNGEILGSTVTSIEKGSNGHPGEKLARFSNDQRVLGDISKNSPFGIFGKLNNELSNGDWNKPLPIALSHQVKEGPAKILTVVNGSKVREFDVDVVSSVPQKFPATKGMVIKITDPELLKITGGIVQGMSGSPIIQNGRIIGAVTHVFVNDPTSGYGVHIEWMLDEAGVNIYKDAKQAS
- the spo0A gene encoding sporulation transcription factor Spo0A, with translation MQKIKVCLADDNRELISLLREYLSSQDDMEVIGVAYNGQECLSVLENKDPDVLVLDIIMPHLDGLAVLEKIRSSDDLPQPNVIMLTAFGQEDVTKKAVDLGASYFILKPFDMDNLASQIRQICGAEKSTVQRASGNNRNNFQSTINNKPRNLDASITSIIHEIGVPAHIKGYMYLREAISMVYNDIELLGSITKVLYPDIAKKFNTTSSRVERAIRHAIEVAWSRGNIDSISSLFGYTVSMSKAKPTNSEFIAMVADKLRIEHKVMA
- a CDS encoding DUF2627 domain-containing protein, with the protein product MSRYAALVIVLIPGIMAVMGIKWMRDTLFGVLQFPFPYLWLQFIAGLLSFLAGLAFVGGFIFYRDRKRNKVQLKYRKK
- a CDS encoding sigma-54-dependent Fis family transcriptional regulator — encoded protein: MQRIVLLATQEEIELVQKINQSELFELAAIFQEPLQSLPAKLDNTPVFTYSSAPNEEIDVIVYSDSLKESADWLCEHKYPMSGKLTTTQFQFVLTISDETKNKKDINHLQQLKTILDNTHDGMIVIDQDLTITIFNKSAEKMTGLSKEQVIGKSILEVMPNSQLPRVMDSGIEEVNQEQMLANGTKIYTTRTPILNNKGRKLGAFAVFKDITEIVDLAEEVTNLKSIQTMLRSIIQSSEEAISVVDEEGKGIMINPAYTRLTGYTAEQVIGKPATTDISEGESIHMQVLKTRKPVRGARLRVGPNRKDVIVNVAPVIVDGLLKGSVGVIHDVSEIKGLTEELNRARQIIRTLEAKYSFEDIIGSSEEMSFAIDQAKLAASTPATVLLRGESGTGKELFAHAIHNASSRKFNKFIRVNCAALSESLLESELFGYEEGAFSGALRGGKRGLFEESNGGSIFLDEVGELSQNTQAKLLRVLQENEIRRVGGTKAIPINVRVIAATNVNLEKMIADGTFRQDLYYRLNRMPIYIPPLRARNHDILLLAYHLLQKLNQDYGRNIDFISKDAEEFLLAYHWPGNVRELENVLGRAIIHMSHTDSQINRSHISLLSIEPSNKEDVHQKDMTETTDDAKTLAEQIDAFEKRILTEAIERFRGNKTKTAKSLGISLRNFYYKLEKYNLDEKLRK
- the yqiS gene encoding phosphate butyryltransferase codes for the protein MRLQNLVSQAKNQQEKPVIAVAEAGDQEVLESILKSYKEGLAHFILFGNGDKISDWLDRNADVPLDGIKIVPSDTASAALKAVKAVHDGDADILMKGLISTSSLLKAVLNKEFGLRTGKVLSHVAAFEVEGFEKLIFITDAAMNIEPDLNQKVQILQNAIDFAVRTGVDVPKAAVLAAVENVNPAMQATLDAASLTVMNLRNQIKGGIVEGPLALDNAISKEAAAQKGITGSVAGNADILLVPTIETGNVLYKSLIYFARAKVGAVICGAKAPIVLTSRADSAESKYYSIALAVNSVITDN
- the bcd gene encoding branched-chain amino acid dehydrogenase yields the protein MEIFKYMETYDYEQMVICQDKQSGLKAIICIHDTTLGPALGGTRMWTYETEDAAIEDALRLAKGMTYKNAAAGLNLGGGKTVIIGDPKKDKNEEMFRAFGRYIQGLNGRYITAEDVGTTVEDMDLIYQETQFVTGVSPAFGSSGNPSPVTAYGVYRGMKAAAMEAFGTDSLEGKVIAVQGVGHVAYTLCKHLHEEGASLIVTDINKEAVQRAVEDFGAKAVEIDEIYSVDCDIFAPCALGAIINDDTIPQIKAKVIAGAANNQLKETRHGDAIHEMGIVYAPDYVINAGGVINVADELNGYNRDRAMKKVETIYDNIASVIEISKRDNIPTYLAADRLAEERIERMRMSRSQFLLNERHILSNRSR
- the buk gene encoding butyrate kinase, with product MHQKEFRILVINPGSTSTKIGIFDNERPVFEKTIRHDTETIHSFDSVIDQYTFRKETILEALDYEGINISKLSCVVGRGGLLRPIEGGTYSVNEPMLKDLKNGYAGEHASNLGGILAFEIAEGLNIPSFIVDPVVVDEMDEIARISGVPEMERKSIFHALNQKAVARRVAKQLNKSYEALRLIVVHMGGGITVGVHKDGRVIDVNNGLHGEGPFSPERAGTVPIGDLVSLCFSGEYYAEEVMKKLVGQGGLVAYLGTNDARTVEERIENGDKKAELIYDAMAYQVAKEIGSASTVLFGQVDAIILTGGLAFGKEFVKKITDRVEWISDCIIQPGENELQALAEGGLRVLREEETAKVYPGGKTIARVSLD